The Tardiphaga alba genome includes a window with the following:
- a CDS encoding ABC transporter permease subunit, which translates to MDYFAQQLINGLVLGSIYGLIAIGYTMVYGIVGMINFAHGDIFMIGGFIALITFLILVSIGLTAVPLILLLVLLVAMAVTSLYGWTIERIAYRPLRHSFRLAPMLSAIGMSFVLTNFSQVAQGARVKPVPPIITGGYTLHEGVDGFSIRVSNIQIIVVITTVVLLALFTYLVARTRLGRDMRACEQDQKMASLLGVDVDRTISFTFVIGAALAAVAGMMYLLYYGLVDFFMGFVAGIKAFTAAVLGGIGSLPGAMLGGLLIGLIETLWSAYFSTEYKDVAAFSILIVVLIFMPTGLLGRPEVEKV; encoded by the coding sequence ATGGATTATTTTGCCCAGCAACTGATCAACGGTCTCGTGCTCGGCTCGATCTATGGCCTGATCGCCATCGGCTACACCATGGTCTATGGCATCGTCGGCATGATCAATTTCGCCCATGGCGACATCTTCATGATCGGCGGCTTCATTGCGCTGATCACCTTTCTGATCCTCGTCTCCATCGGCCTCACCGCTGTCCCGCTCATTTTGTTGCTGGTGCTGCTGGTCGCCATGGCCGTCACCTCGCTCTATGGCTGGACCATCGAGCGCATCGCCTATCGGCCGCTGCGCCATTCGTTCCGCCTCGCGCCGATGCTGTCGGCGATCGGCATGTCTTTCGTGCTGACGAATTTCTCGCAGGTGGCGCAAGGCGCCCGCGTGAAGCCGGTGCCGCCGATCATCACCGGCGGCTACACGCTGCATGAAGGCGTCGATGGTTTCTCCATCCGCGTCTCCAACATCCAGATCATCGTCGTGATCACCACCGTCGTGCTGCTGGCGCTGTTCACCTATCTCGTCGCACGCACGCGGCTCGGCCGTGACATGCGCGCCTGCGAGCAGGACCAGAAGATGGCCTCGCTGCTCGGCGTCGATGTCGATCGCACCATTTCCTTCACTTTCGTGATCGGCGCTGCGCTCGCTGCCGTCGCCGGCATGATGTACCTGCTCTATTACGGCCTGGTCGATTTCTTCATGGGCTTCGTCGCCGGCATCAAGGCGTTCACTGCCGCCGTACTCGGCGGCATCGGCTCGCTGCCCGGCGCGATGCTCGGCGGCCTGCTGATCGGCCTGATCGAGACGTTGTGGTCGGCCTATTTCTCCACGGAATACAAGGACGTCGCTGCCTTCTCGATCCTGATCGTGGTGCTGATCTTCATGCCGACCGGCCTGCTCGGCCGTCCCGAAGTCGAAAAAGTCTGA
- the livM gene encoding high-affinity branched-chain amino acid ABC transporter permease LivM, with protein sequence MAAASTSSKTTGGLDVAFILKKSVISALVALVLFSLMIGIRTEAGSDGQLTYWTRFGDLAAMVATVFGGSILIELLRHWWGPVETVRVVPPSASKALSLAGRALVPVLLIFAFLVPVIFYNERYILDLGILVLTYVMLGWGLNIVVGLAGLLDLGYVAFYAVGAYSYALLATTFGLSFWICLPLAGILAAFFGILLGFPVLRLRGDYLAIVTLAFGEIIRLVLLNWQSLTGGPNGISGIPRPTMFGIPLTPGDDGLAALLHIEFSPTHRIVFLFYLILVLALITNWATIRLRRLPIGRAWEALREDEVACRALGINTTTTKLTAFAIGAMFGGFAGAFFATRQGFISPESFTFHESALVLAIVVLGGMGSQLGVALAAVALIGGFELFRGLEQFRMLVFGMAMVLLMIWRPRGLIGHRAPTVYLERNQAISSDLVKEGHG encoded by the coding sequence GTGGCAGCGGCATCGACATCCAGCAAAACCACCGGCGGCCTCGACGTCGCATTCATCCTCAAGAAATCTGTGATCTCGGCGCTCGTCGCGCTGGTGCTGTTCTCGCTGATGATCGGCATCCGCACGGAAGCCGGCTCCGATGGGCAGCTGACTTACTGGACACGCTTCGGCGACCTCGCGGCGATGGTCGCCACCGTGTTCGGCGGCAGCATCCTGATCGAACTGCTGCGCCACTGGTGGGGGCCGGTGGAGACGGTACGCGTGGTGCCGCCGTCGGCCAGCAAAGCACTGTCGCTGGCCGGCCGCGCGCTGGTGCCGGTGCTGCTGATCTTCGCCTTCCTCGTCCCCGTCATCTTCTACAACGAGCGCTACATCCTCGATCTCGGCATCCTGGTGCTCACCTATGTGATGCTCGGCTGGGGCCTCAATATCGTGGTCGGCCTCGCCGGCCTGCTCGATCTCGGCTATGTCGCCTTCTACGCGGTCGGCGCCTATTCCTACGCGCTGCTGGCGACCACCTTCGGCCTGTCATTCTGGATCTGCCTGCCACTGGCCGGCATCCTCGCGGCTTTCTTCGGCATCCTGCTCGGTTTCCCTGTGCTGCGGCTGCGCGGCGACTATCTCGCCATCGTGACGCTGGCCTTCGGCGAAATCATCCGCCTCGTGCTCTTGAACTGGCAGTCGCTCACCGGCGGCCCCAACGGCATCAGCGGCATTCCGCGCCCGACCATGTTCGGCATTCCGCTGACGCCGGGCGATGACGGCCTCGCCGCGCTGCTCCACATAGAGTTCTCGCCGACCCACCGCATCGTCTTCCTGTTCTATCTGATCCTGGTGCTGGCGCTGATCACCAACTGGGCCACCATCCGCCTGCGCCGCCTGCCCATCGGCCGCGCCTGGGAAGCGCTGCGCGAGGACGAAGTCGCCTGCCGCGCGCTCGGCATCAACACCACAACGACAAAACTCACCGCCTTCGCCATCGGCGCCATGTTCGGCGGTTTTGCCGGCGCCTTCTTCGCCACGCGTCAGGGTTTTATCAGCCCGGAAAGCTTCACCTTCCATGAGTCGGCATTGGTGCTGGCCATCGTCGTGCTCGGCGGCATGGGCTCGCAACTCGGCGTGGCGCTCGCCGCCGTCGCGCTGATCGGCGGCTTCGAGCTGTTCCGCGGGCTCGAACAATTCCGCATGCTGGTGTTCGGCATGGCCATGGTGCTGCTGATGATCTGGCGCCCGCGCGGATTGATCGGCCACCGCGCGCCCACCGTCTATCTCGAACGCAATCAGGCGATCTCGTCCGACCTCGTCAAAGAGGGGCACGGATGA
- a CDS encoding ABC transporter ATP-binding protein yields MINDIPINTILSVENLTMRFGGIVAVNDLSFTAERGKITALIGPNGAGKTTVFNCITGFYKPTSGVIRLRHSDSEWQLETLNDFRISKVAKVARTFQNIRLFPGMTALENLMVAQHNALMRASGYTFLGLFGVPSFRAAENAAIDLARYWLDQIGLLPRADDAAGNLPYGDQRRLEIVRAMCTEPALLCLDEPAAGLNAKESGELNELLLRIRGDHGTSILLIEHDMSVVMEISDHIHVLDYGVKIAHGTPQEIRDDPKVIAAYLGADEEEAIAVMEGET; encoded by the coding sequence ATGATCAACGACATTCCAATCAACACGATCTTGAGTGTCGAAAACCTGACCATGCGGTTCGGCGGCATCGTGGCCGTCAACGATCTGTCCTTCACGGCCGAACGCGGCAAGATCACCGCGCTGATCGGTCCGAACGGCGCCGGCAAGACCACGGTGTTCAACTGCATCACCGGTTTCTACAAGCCGACCTCGGGCGTCATTCGCCTGCGCCACAGCGACAGCGAATGGCAGCTGGAGACACTGAACGATTTTCGCATTTCGAAAGTCGCCAAGGTCGCGCGCACGTTCCAGAACATCCGCCTGTTTCCCGGCATGACTGCGCTGGAAAACCTGATGGTGGCCCAGCACAACGCACTGATGCGTGCCTCCGGCTACACCTTCCTCGGCCTGTTCGGCGTGCCGTCGTTTCGTGCGGCGGAGAATGCAGCCATCGATCTTGCGCGCTACTGGCTCGACCAGATCGGCCTGCTCCCACGCGCCGACGATGCGGCTGGCAACCTGCCTTATGGCGACCAGCGCCGCCTCGAAATCGTGCGCGCGATGTGTACCGAGCCGGCGCTGCTGTGCCTCGATGAACCCGCCGCCGGCCTCAATGCGAAGGAAAGCGGCGAGCTCAACGAACTCCTGCTGCGGATCCGCGGCGACCACGGCACGTCGATCCTTTTGATCGAACATGACATGTCCGTGGTGATGGAAATCTCCGACCACATCCATGTGCTCGATTACGGCGTGAAGATCGCGCATGGCACGCCGCAGGAAATCCGCGACGATCCGAAGGTGATCGCCGCCTATCTCGGCGCCGATGAGGAAGAGGCGATTGCGGTGATGGAGGGCGAAACGTGA
- a CDS encoding ABC transporter ATP-binding protein encodes MTSTPMLAITGLRASYGKIEALKGIDLSIQRGEIVALIGANGAGKSTLMMTIFGKPRARAGHVVYDGMDITAMPTHEIARMRIAQSPEGRRIFPRMSVQENLQMGADVNEMTPAQHSESLDKVLTLFPRLKERMTQRGGTLSGGEQQMLAIGRALMSRPRLLLLDEPSLGLAPLIAKQIFDAIRVLNKEDGLTVLIVEQNANHALRLAHRGYVMVNGLITLSGTGAELLKAPEIRSAYLEGGRHG; translated from the coding sequence ATGACCTCCACGCCCATGCTCGCCATCACCGGCCTACGCGCGTCCTATGGCAAGATCGAAGCGCTGAAGGGCATCGACCTTTCGATCCAGCGCGGCGAGATCGTCGCCTTGATCGGCGCCAATGGCGCCGGCAAGTCGACGCTGATGATGACGATTTTCGGCAAGCCGCGCGCCCGCGCCGGCCACGTGGTCTATGACGGCATGGATATCACCGCTATGCCGACACATGAGATCGCGCGCATGCGCATCGCGCAATCGCCGGAAGGCCGCCGCATCTTTCCGCGTATGAGCGTGCAGGAGAATCTGCAGATGGGCGCCGACGTCAACGAGATGACGCCCGCCCAGCACAGCGAAAGCCTCGACAAGGTGCTGACGCTGTTTCCGCGCCTGAAGGAGCGCATGACCCAGCGCGGCGGCACGCTCTCCGGCGGCGAACAACAGATGCTGGCCATCGGCCGCGCGCTGATGAGCCGCCCGCGTTTGCTGCTGCTCGACGAGCCCTCGCTCGGCCTCGCCCCCCTGATCGCCAAGCAGATTTTTGACGCCATCCGCGTGCTCAACAAAGAGGACGGGCTGACGGTGCTGATCGTCGAGCAGAACGCCAATCACGCGCTGCGCCTCGCCCATCGTGGATATGTGATGGTCAATGGACTGATCACACTGTCGGGCACGGGCGCGGAATTGTTGAAGGCGCCGGAGATCAGGTCGGCTTATCTCGAAGGGGGACGACACGGGTAG
- a CDS encoding branched-chain amino acid ABC transporter substrate-binding protein: protein MKPIKLLGLAFAASLLSSAAFAQDINVAVAGPMTGGESAFGRQMKNGADQAVADINAAGGVLGKKLALQVGDDACDPKQARSVAEKLASSKVPFVAGHFCSSSSIPASEAYADSNVLQITPASTNPLFTERKLANVLRVCGRDDQQGLVAADYIAKNFKGKNVAILNDKTTYGKGLADETKKAMNKAGVTEKMFESYNKGDKDFNSIVSRLKRDNIDLVYVGGYHQEAGLILRQMRDQGLKTVMMAGDAMNDKEFASITGPAAEGTLFTFGPDPRNKPTAKAIVEKFKAKNIDPEGYTLYTYAAFQVWTQAVAKANSTDTKKVMETIKAGEWDTVLGKMAFDAKGDIKAIDYVVYKWDAKGNYAELGKGS, encoded by the coding sequence ATGAAACCCATCAAGCTTCTCGGTCTTGCCTTCGCTGCATCGCTGCTGTCATCGGCGGCCTTTGCGCAGGACATCAATGTCGCGGTGGCCGGCCCCATGACGGGCGGCGAATCGGCGTTCGGCCGGCAGATGAAGAACGGCGCCGACCAGGCCGTGGCCGACATCAATGCCGCTGGCGGCGTGCTCGGCAAGAAGCTGGCGCTGCAGGTGGGCGACGATGCCTGCGATCCCAAGCAGGCGCGCTCGGTCGCCGAGAAGCTGGCCTCCTCGAAGGTGCCGTTCGTCGCCGGGCATTTCTGCTCGTCGTCGTCGATCCCGGCCTCGGAAGCCTATGCCGACAGCAATGTGCTGCAGATCACGCCGGCCTCGACCAACCCGCTGTTCACCGAGCGCAAGCTCGCCAATGTGCTGCGCGTCTGCGGCCGTGACGACCAGCAGGGCCTCGTCGCCGCCGACTACATTGCCAAGAACTTCAAGGGCAAGAACGTCGCGATCCTCAACGACAAGACCACTTACGGCAAGGGCCTCGCCGACGAGACCAAAAAGGCGATGAACAAGGCCGGCGTCACCGAAAAAATGTTCGAGAGCTACAACAAAGGCGACAAGGATTTTAACTCCATCGTATCGCGCCTGAAGCGCGACAATATCGATCTCGTCTATGTCGGCGGCTATCACCAGGAAGCCGGCCTGATCCTGCGCCAGATGCGCGACCAGGGCCTCAAAACCGTGATGATGGCGGGCGACGCCATGAACGACAAGGAATTCGCGTCCATCACCGGCCCCGCCGCGGAAGGCACGCTGTTCACCTTCGGCCCGGACCCGCGCAACAAGCCGACCGCCAAGGCCATCGTCGAGAAGTTCAAGGCCAAGAACATCGATCCGGAAGGCTACACGCTCTACACTTATGCCGCGTTCCAGGTCTGGACCCAGGCTGTGGCCAAGGCCAATTCCACCGACACCAAGAAGGTGATGGAGACCATCAAGGCCGGCGAATGGGACACCGTGCTGGGCAAGATGGCCTTCGACGCCAAGGGCGACATCAAGGCGATCGACTATGTCGTCTACAAGTGGGACGCGAAGGGCAACTATGCGGAGCTCGGCAAGGGTAGCTGA
- a CDS encoding P1 family peptidase has product MKNLLTDIAGVRVGHADDAALASGVTAILFDKPAVASVDIRGGGPGTRDSSLLDPVNTVDAIHGLALSGGSAFGLEAGGGVQAWLAEQGRGFQIGAAMIPIVPGAILFDLINGGDKDWGRFPPYRDLGYAAAANATDSFALGSVGAGMGATTVNLKGGLGSASAVTPSGVRVAALAAVNAVGSITMGDSTHFWAAAFEQNNEFGGRGFPRVMMPDMHALRIKGGPAATSIENTTLAVVVTDAILTKAQAQRLAMMAQTGFAHAIYPVHAPLDGDIVFAAATGEKAIDPVVGLTELGMIAGNVIARAIARGVYEASALPFAGALPSWRDRFAK; this is encoded by the coding sequence ATGAAGAACCTTCTCACCGATATTGCCGGCGTCCGCGTCGGCCACGCCGACGATGCCGCCCTCGCCTCCGGCGTCACCGCAATCCTGTTCGACAAGCCCGCCGTCGCCTCGGTGGATATCCGCGGCGGCGGCCCCGGCACGCGCGACAGCAGCCTGCTCGATCCCGTCAACACCGTGGATGCCATTCATGGCCTCGCGCTCTCCGGCGGCTCCGCCTTCGGGCTCGAGGCCGGCGGCGGCGTGCAGGCCTGGCTTGCCGAACAGGGCCGCGGCTTCCAGATCGGCGCGGCCATGATCCCGATCGTGCCCGGCGCGATCCTGTTCGATCTCATCAATGGCGGCGACAAGGATTGGGGCCGCTTCCCGCCCTATCGCGATCTCGGCTATGCCGCCGCCGCCAATGCCACCGACAGCTTTGCGCTCGGCAGCGTCGGCGCCGGCATGGGGGCCACCACCGTCAATCTCAAGGGCGGCCTCGGCTCCGCCTCGGCCGTCACGCCATCAGGCGTGCGCGTGGCCGCGCTTGCTGCCGTGAATGCGGTGGGCAGCATCACCATGGGCGACAGCACGCATTTCTGGGCGGCAGCGTTCGAGCAGAACAATGAATTCGGCGGGCGCGGTTTTCCGCGCGTGATGATGCCCGACATGCATGCGCTGCGCATCAAGGGCGGGCCGGCCGCAACATCCATCGAGAACACCACGCTCGCCGTCGTCGTCACCGACGCGATCCTCACCAAGGCGCAGGCGCAGCGCCTTGCGATGATGGCGCAGACCGGATTCGCGCATGCGATCTATCCCGTGCATGCCCCGCTCGACGGCGACATCGTGTTTGCTGCAGCGACGGGCGAGAAAGCAATCGATCCCGTCGTCGGTCTCACCGAGCTCGGCATGATCGCCGGCAATGTGATCGCGCGCGCCATTGCGCGGGGCGTGTATGAGGCGAGCGCATTGCCATTTGCCGGCGCGCTGCCGAGCTGGCGGGATCGGTTTGCGAAATAA
- a CDS encoding outer membrane beta-barrel protein, producing MLRIIVFVAVIGSYLLGAPARAEDELFASMRLRGGYDSNPLFSTGGGRGTGDIGSAFIGTEVGLIAAGKQDDITWNATAEANGTRYIAPGIDPALVAKLGLRGIMGDDSLRVISTTSFVDINTYNTHSTDLVQSVKVETIQDKIKWFVTGEVGVSRLNQTNVILQDFLPIPLQFMRGAIIPGVSVITSKGEVGVSVNLSMRRYAEELDLFGFRRDNERIQPFMFGRYESGDIALFAAVSQLYGIWHDIDFTNVNTTLFDASLTWRPKPFTLELAAIRRAGETTFPISPITIDTLMTAKGSWQVNDKWLLTAAAGYTSSVYLDSPYKATTITYGLGAVRDIGNGYKLGFDVTRITGTLLNDEKAQGYIVASSLSKSFVPTATKPKGDLIAKPSL from the coding sequence ATGTTGCGTATCATAGTATTCGTTGCGGTGATTGGTAGTTATCTACTCGGCGCTCCCGCGCGTGCGGAGGACGAGCTCTTCGCCTCCATGCGGCTGCGCGGCGGCTATGACAGCAACCCGCTGTTCTCGACCGGCGGCGGCCGCGGCACCGGCGATATCGGCAGCGCCTTCATCGGCACCGAGGTCGGGCTGATCGCCGCTGGCAAGCAGGACGACATCACCTGGAATGCAACGGCGGAGGCGAACGGGACGCGCTACATCGCGCCCGGCATCGATCCCGCGCTGGTCGCCAAGCTCGGCCTTCGCGGTATCATGGGCGACGACAGCCTGCGCGTGATCTCGACCACGTCCTTCGTCGATATCAACACCTACAACACGCATTCGACGGATCTCGTGCAGTCGGTGAAGGTCGAGACCATCCAGGACAAGATCAAGTGGTTCGTCACCGGCGAGGTCGGCGTGTCCAGGCTGAACCAGACCAATGTGATCCTGCAGGACTTCCTGCCGATCCCGCTGCAATTCATGCGCGGCGCCATCATTCCTGGCGTCAGCGTGATCACCAGCAAGGGCGAGGTCGGCGTCTCCGTGAATCTGTCGATGCGGCGCTATGCGGAAGAGCTCGATCTGTTCGGCTTCCGTCGCGACAACGAGCGCATCCAGCCCTTCATGTTCGGGCGCTACGAGAGCGGCGACATCGCGCTGTTCGCGGCGGTGTCGCAGCTCTACGGCATCTGGCACGATATCGACTTCACCAATGTCAACACCACGCTGTTCGATGCCAGCCTGACCTGGCGTCCGAAACCGTTCACGCTGGAATTGGCGGCCATCAGGCGCGCAGGCGAAACCACGTTCCCGATCTCGCCAATCACCATCGATACGTTGATGACGGCCAAGGGAAGCTGGCAGGTGAATGACAAATGGCTGCTGACGGCGGCGGCGGGCTATACGTCGTCGGTCTATCTGGACTCGCCCTACAAGGCGACGACCATCACCTACGGCCTCGGCGCGGTGCGCGATATCGGCAATGGCTACAAGCTGGGCTTCGATGTCACCCGCATCACCGGCACCTTGCTGAACGACGAGAAGGCGCAGGGTTACATCGTGGCGTCGTCGCTGTCGAAGAGCTTTGTGCCGACAGCGACGAAGCCAAAGGGTGACCTGATTGCCAAGCCATCTCTGTGA
- a CDS encoding KTSC domain-containing protein — protein MRVTFTSGRRYAYAQVPPHVHAAFSTAPSRGAFFNHCIRDRFAYREIERSDADRQRRRAG, from the coding sequence ATGCGCGTGACGTTCACGAGTGGTCGTCGGTATGCTTATGCACAGGTGCCGCCGCATGTGCATGCGGCCTTCAGCACCGCGCCGTCACGCGGCGCGTTCTTCAACCATTGCATTCGCGACCGGTTTGCCTATCGCGAGATCGAAAGATCAGACGCTGATCGCCAGCGACGACGCGCCGGATGA
- a CDS encoding EF-hand domain-containing protein yields MLGVAALATSAIDLLQSLTAKKNASSASKTTTGLSQGGAFQPGTPTPIAATTGTTAGATPSSGNLSTSTMSALLDAQSQTNVSANSKTRSDALKSLFKLLDGDGDGSISKSEFTDKLGAGGTNVANAEKVFAKLDTDGNGSVSVDELSKVVKGIAKPQQDGSEIRLRGDNSDVTGATTSSAVNADGSTTTSITYADGSKVTSTSAAASSSTAAAARTSYNAVEQMIAKQAQQISSGASSLAISV; encoded by the coding sequence ATGCTCGGCGTCGCGGCGCTTGCCACATCGGCCATAGACCTTCTGCAGTCGCTGACCGCAAAGAAGAACGCGTCGTCCGCCTCCAAGACGACGACCGGTCTTTCGCAGGGCGGCGCGTTCCAGCCGGGCACGCCGACGCCTATCGCGGCGACCACCGGCACGACGGCGGGCGCGACGCCATCCTCCGGCAATCTCTCGACCTCGACCATGAGCGCGCTGCTCGATGCGCAGAGCCAGACCAATGTCTCGGCCAATTCGAAGACGCGCTCGGACGCGCTGAAGAGCCTGTTCAAGCTGCTCGATGGCGACGGAGACGGGTCGATCAGCAAATCGGAATTCACGGACAAGCTCGGCGCCGGCGGCACCAATGTCGCCAATGCCGAGAAGGTCTTTGCCAAGCTCGACACCGACGGCAATGGCTCGGTCAGTGTGGATGAGTTGAGCAAGGTGGTGAAGGGCATCGCCAAGCCGCAGCAGGACGGCAGCGAGATACGCCTGAGAGGCGACAATTCCGACGTCACCGGCGCCACGACATCGTCAGCCGTGAATGCCGACGGCAGTACGACCACCTCGATCACCTATGCCGATGGCTCGAAAGTAACGTCGACCTCGGCCGCGGCATCGTCATCGACGGCGGCCGCGGCACGCACGTCCTACAATGCGGTCGAGCAGATGATCGCCAAGCAGGCGCAGCAGATCTCATCCGGCGCGTCGTCGCTGGCGATCAGCGTCTGA
- the rpe gene encoding ribulose-phosphate 3-epimerase, whose amino-acid sequence MSQSFAPRPLVIAPSILAADYAKLGEEVRTVDQAGADWMHLDVMDGHFVPNISYGPDVIKALRPHTKKIFDAHLMIAPVDPYLEAFAKAGCDHITVHAEAGPHLHRSLQAIRALGKKAGVSLNPGTPLSAIEYVLDLVDLVLVMSVNPGFGGQAFIPSAIDKVANLRAMLAGRPVDIEVDGGVSAATVGALAAAGANAFVAGSAVFKGGTMESYKANIDGIRGEALKARGEMV is encoded by the coding sequence ATGTCCCAGAGCTTCGCACCGCGCCCGCTGGTGATCGCCCCCTCCATCCTGGCGGCCGACTACGCCAAGCTCGGCGAGGAAGTGCGCACGGTGGACCAAGCCGGCGCCGACTGGATGCATCTCGACGTGATGGACGGCCATTTCGTGCCGAACATTTCCTACGGCCCCGACGTCATCAAGGCGCTGCGCCCGCACACCAAGAAGATCTTCGATGCGCATCTGATGATCGCACCTGTCGATCCCTATCTCGAAGCCTTCGCCAAGGCCGGATGCGACCACATCACCGTGCATGCGGAAGCGGGCCCCCATCTGCACCGCTCGCTGCAGGCGATCCGCGCGCTCGGCAAGAAGGCCGGCGTCTCGCTCAATCCCGGCACGCCGCTCTCGGCCATCGAATATGTGCTCGACCTCGTCGATCTCGTGCTGGTGATGTCGGTCAATCCCGGCTTCGGCGGCCAGGCCTTCATTCCCTCGGCGATCGACAAGGTGGCCAATCTCCGCGCCATGCTGGCCGGCCGCCCCGTCGATATCGAAGTCGACGGCGGGGTCTCGGCCGCAACGGTCGGTGCACTGGCAGCAGCGGGCGCCAATGCGTTCGTGGCGGGCTCCGCCGTGTTCAAGGGCGGCACGATGGAGAGCTACAAGGCGAATATCGACGGGATCCGCGGCGAGGCGCTGAAGGCGCGCGGGGAGATGGTGTAA